A stretch of Geotrypetes seraphini chromosome 2, aGeoSer1.1, whole genome shotgun sequence DNA encodes these proteins:
- the MC5R gene encoding melanocortin receptor 5: protein MNTSLWLHFSELNSSSWRTNITAPTVLSESSSCEQVVITAQVFLMLGIISLLENILVISAIIKNKNLHSPMYFFVCSLAVADMLVSVSNAWETITIYLINNKHLIMEETFVRHIDNVFDSMICISVVASMCSLLAIAVDRYVTIFYALRYHNIMTMRRAGVIIACIWTFCTGCGIIFILYYESTYVIICLITMFFTMLFLMVSLYIHMFLLARTHVMRIAALPGYNSVHQRTSMKGAMTLTILLGIFIVCWAPFFLHLILMISCPQNLYCVCFMSHFNMYLILIMCNSIIDPLIYAFRSQEMRKTFKEIICCYSLRLICGLPIKY from the coding sequence ATGAACACATCCCTCTGGCTGCATTTTTCAGAACTGAACTCAAGCTCTTGGCGTACTAACATCACTGCGCCTACGGTCCTGAGCGAATCTTCATCATGCGAACAAGTGGTCATCACAGCTCAGGTGTTTCTGATGCTTGGTATTATAAGCCTGCTGGAGAACATCTTGGTTATCTCTGCTATAATTAAGAACAAGAATTTGCACTCTCCTATGTACTTCTTTGTATGCAGCTTAGCGGTGGCCGACATGCTTGTCAGTGTGTCTAATGCCTGGGAGACAATAACGATATATTTGATAAACAATAAGCATCTTATTATGGAAGAAACCTTTGTGCGTCATATTGACAATGTTTTTGATTCCATGATCTGCATATCTGTAGTAGCTTCCATGTGCAGTTTACTGGCTATAGCAGTAGATAGGTATGTTACTATCTTTTATGCCCTACGGTATCATAACATTATGACCATGAGGCGAGCTGGGGTTATTATTGCATGCATATGGACCTTCTGCACTGGCTGTGGAATCATCTTCATCCTCTATTACGAGTCAACCTATGTCATTATTTGTCTCATTACAATGTTCTTCACCATGCTATTCCTCATGGTGTCTCTGTACATACACATGTTCCTGCTCGCCCGCACTCATGTGATGAGGATAGCTGCTCTGCCCGGCTACAACTCAGTTCATCAGAGAACCAGTATGAAGGGGGCCATGACACTGACCATATTGCTGGGCATCTTTATAGTCTGTTGGGCTCCATTTTTTCTTCACCTCATCCTGATGATTTCTTGTCCTCAGAACCTCTACTGTGTTTGCTTCATGTCTCACTTCAACATGTATCTTATCCTCATCATGTGCAACTCCATCATTGACCCTTTGATCTATGCCTTTCGCAGTCAGGAAATGAGGAAAACCTTCAAGGAAATTATTTGTTGCTACAGTTTGAGGTTGATTTGTGGGTTGCCtatcaaatattag